Proteins encoded within one genomic window of Fibrobacterota bacterium:
- a CDS encoding AarF/ABC1/UbiB kinase family protein produces MADKRRAMPLSKLARAGVAGRLAVSSALRSLDPRKRSQEEEWTARGQAFFAACARLKGLPLKLAQMLSQEEELLPEEFRRELSKSCYQSPPMNRALVRRAIEANLGAGPESLFREFAETPFAAASLGQVHRAVAKDGRALALKLQYPGIARTVRNDLAVVAGFASALPWLKEVESAWTEVAERMVEELSYLEEARWTAWFREHMGIPGVTVPRVYPEFGSDTVLCTEFMEGEHLAEWLARDPSRADRDALAALLWKVFLRSVYELGALNADPNPGNFLIRPRADAPGPELVLLDFGCVKTVPEGFTDKLRGMFARISRGAPPAGHSLVEEYARLGTLRITDRRQDFTDLEARLRSMGEWVMRPYRGTSGRGGPFDFGAAGDYFKACRTEAWELFRSVKGVQFSPDFVFLDRARYGLYRIFQRLGARLDMANALEGMP; encoded by the coding sequence ATGGCCGATAAACGCCGGGCGATGCCGCTTTCCAAATTGGCCCGGGCGGGGGTGGCCGGCCGCCTTGCCGTATCATCGGCGTTACGGTCCCTCGATCCCCGCAAGCGCAGCCAGGAGGAGGAATGGACGGCGCGCGGCCAAGCCTTCTTCGCCGCCTGCGCCCGCCTGAAGGGGCTTCCGCTGAAACTCGCGCAGATGCTAAGCCAGGAGGAGGAACTGCTGCCGGAGGAATTCCGGCGCGAACTCTCCAAATCCTGTTACCAGTCCCCTCCCATGAACCGCGCCCTGGTGCGCCGCGCCATCGAGGCCAACCTGGGGGCCGGTCCCGAATCCCTGTTCCGCGAATTCGCGGAGACCCCTTTCGCGGCCGCCAGCCTGGGGCAGGTGCATCGGGCCGTCGCCAAGGACGGGCGCGCGCTCGCGCTCAAGCTGCAATATCCCGGCATCGCCCGCACCGTGCGCAACGATTTGGCCGTGGTCGCCGGCTTCGCATCCGCCCTGCCTTGGCTCAAGGAAGTGGAGTCGGCCTGGACCGAGGTGGCCGAGCGCATGGTGGAGGAACTCTCCTACCTCGAAGAAGCGCGCTGGACCGCCTGGTTCCGCGAACACATGGGTATCCCCGGAGTTACCGTGCCGCGCGTGTATCCCGAATTCGGATCGGATACCGTGCTGTGCACCGAATTCATGGAAGGGGAGCACCTGGCCGAATGGCTGGCGCGCGATCCTTCCCGGGCCGATCGCGATGCGCTGGCGGCGCTGTTGTGGAAGGTCTTCCTGCGCTCGGTGTACGAATTGGGCGCCCTCAACGCCGATCCCAATCCCGGGAATTTCCTCATCCGTCCCCGCGCCGACGCTCCCGGGCCGGAACTTGTCCTTTTGGATTTCGGTTGCGTAAAAACCGTGCCGGAAGGTTTTACCGACAAGCTGCGCGGGATGTTCGCGCGTATCTCCCGGGGCGCCCCGCCCGCAGGGCATTCCCTGGTGGAAGAGTACGCCCGCCTCGGCACCTTGCGGATCACGGATCGCCGCCAGGACTTCACCGATCTCGAGGCGCGCCTGCGATCGATGGGGGAATGGGTCATGCGCCCGTATCGGGGAACTAGCGGACGCGGGGGCCCCTTCGACTTCGGCGCAGCCGGGGATTATTTCAAGGCCTGCCGCACGGAAGCCTGGGAGCTGTTCCGCAGCGTGAAGGGCGTGCAGTTTTCGCCGGATTTCGTTTTCCTCGACCGGGCCCGTTACGGGCTCTACCGCATTTTCCAGCGCCTGGGCGCCCGCCTCGATATGGCCAATGCCCTGGAAGGCATGCCCTGA
- the moaC gene encoding cyclic pyranopterin monophosphate synthase MoaC: protein MFTHLDASDRPAMVDVSGKAPTRREATARALVLLPPEVSIHFRDGEIQSKKGPVFQTAILAGTMACKKTADLIPLCHPLPLDSIQIRIAMGEGDAAAIECRVSCHGRTGVEMEALTGASVAALTLYDMCKAFSHAIVISEVRLLEKTGGKSDFRAILPGMAMEGRAQDALAAEGHSHEGRVSAGRDPAD, encoded by the coding sequence ATGTTCACCCATCTCGACGCATCCGATCGGCCCGCCATGGTGGACGTCTCCGGCAAGGCCCCCACGCGGCGCGAGGCCACGGCCCGGGCCCTGGTCCTGTTGCCCCCGGAGGTTTCCATCCATTTCCGCGACGGCGAAATCCAGAGCAAGAAAGGGCCGGTCTTCCAAACCGCCATCCTGGCCGGGACCATGGCCTGCAAGAAAACCGCCGACCTGATCCCCCTCTGCCATCCGCTCCCCTTGGACAGCATCCAAATCCGGATCGCGATGGGAGAAGGAGACGCCGCGGCGATCGAATGCCGCGTATCCTGCCATGGCCGCACGGGGGTGGAAATGGAAGCCTTGACCGGCGCCAGCGTGGCGGCGCTCACCCTGTACGACATGTGCAAGGCGTTCTCCCATGCCATCGTGATCTCCGAGGTGCGGTTGCTGGAAAAGACGGGCGGCAAGTCCGATTTCCGCGCCATCCTTCCCGGCATGGCCATGGAGGGACGGGCCCAGGATGCGCTCGCCGCGGAAGGACACTCCCACGAGGGACGCGTATCGGCCGGTCGCGATCCCGCCGATTGA
- a CDS encoding NTP transferase domain-containing protein, which produces MHPQSSSPSPSRSVRVDAPDWDARERRAALAACDLILSEGRPSAERPGLLVLDDAAQGNIDVTGGPVPSLLACVGAARPAGLPPEIPVIPADRPEALAALVLERLRAQAAPLYGLVLGGGRSERMGTDKAALAYHGKPQIRHSLELLEPLCARAFVSCRAEQAADPVFAGLPQIHDAFLGMGPMGGILSALRAHPGAAFLVIACDLPFLDAATLESLARGREPLRAATAFAGPQDGLPEPLCAIYEPRAYARALQLLGQGVDCPRKFILNSSAAILTAPDMRALRNVNDPGDYREALASI; this is translated from the coding sequence ATGCATCCGCAATCCTCTTCCCCATCCCCTTCGCGGAGCGTCCGCGTGGATGCCCCGGACTGGGACGCGCGCGAACGGCGGGCCGCGCTCGCGGCTTGCGATCTGATCCTGTCCGAAGGGCGCCCTTCCGCCGAACGCCCGGGCCTGCTGGTCCTGGATGACGCCGCCCAGGGTAACATAGACGTTACCGGAGGCCCGGTCCCGTCGCTATTGGCTTGCGTGGGGGCCGCCCGGCCCGCCGGGCTCCCCCCGGAAATCCCGGTGATCCCCGCCGATCGCCCGGAGGCCTTGGCCGCTTTGGTGCTGGAACGCTTGCGCGCCCAAGCCGCCCCCCTCTACGGACTGGTGCTGGGGGGCGGCCGCAGCGAACGCATGGGTACTGACAAGGCCGCCCTGGCTTATCACGGAAAGCCCCAAATCCGGCATAGCCTGGAACTGCTGGAGCCGCTCTGCGCGCGCGCCTTCGTATCCTGCCGCGCCGAACAGGCCGCCGATCCCGTCTTCGCCGGCCTTCCGCAAATCCACGACGCCTTCCTCGGCATGGGGCCGATGGGCGGGATCCTTTCGGCCCTGCGGGCCCATCCGGGCGCGGCCTTCCTGGTGATCGCTTGCGACTTGCCATTCCTGGATGCGGCCACCCTGGAGTCGCTGGCGCGCGGCCGGGAGCCCTTACGCGCTGCGACCGCCTTCGCGGGCCCGCAGGACGGTTTGCCCGAGCCCTTGTGCGCCATTTACGAACCGAGGGCCTATGCGCGCGCTTTGCAGCTGTTGGGGCAAGGGGTGGATTGCCCCCGCAAGTTCATCCTCAACTCTTCCGCCGCTATATTGACGGCGCCCGACATGCGCGCCCTGCGCAACGTGAACGATCCCGGCGATTACCGCGAGGCGCTGGCGTCCATCTAA